From a single Nicotiana tabacum cultivar K326 chromosome 8, ASM71507v2, whole genome shotgun sequence genomic region:
- the LOC107778556 gene encoding uncharacterized protein LOC107778556: MTGSTSSSAYTPDPTSPLFLLSSDVPGVSLVPIPFSGSGFGGWKRSMIVSLSARNKIAFIDGSFPKPAATSPDYKQWHRCNNMVISWLTSSLSPDRAESVQYSETAKRSLDITSYFTKLKRIWDELGIMCSSHTNSCNCAAKEGFQKEKEEDKSRTSNLFYKYCKKPGHLIDKCYKLHGFPTNFKFTKGRKAAANMVTDSEFSAFECTSSN; the protein is encoded by the exons ATGACTGGTTCTACTTCCTCTTCTGCGTATACTCCTGACCCTACATCCCCTCTATTTCTTCTATCGTCTGATGTGCCTGGTGTGTCCCTAGTTCCTATACCATTTTCAGGGAGTGGATTTGGAGGTTGGAAACGTAGTATGATAGTGTCATTGTCTGCTAGGAACAAAATAGCATTTATAGATGGTTCGTTCCCTAAACCTGCTGCAACTTCCCCTGATTATAAACAATGGCACCGTTGTAATAATATGGTGATATCTTGGTTAACAAGTTCATTATCACCGGATAGAGCTGAAAGTGTTCAATACTCTGAGACAGCCAAAA GATCCCTtgatattacttcatattttacaAAACTTAAGAGAATATGGGATGAATTGGGAATAATGTGCAGTAGTCATACAAATTCTTGCAATTGTGCTGCTAAAGAGGGTTTTCAAAAGGAGAAAGAGGAGGACAAG TCCAGGACCTCTAATCTTTTCTACAAGTATTGCAAGAAGCCTGGACACTTAATTGATAAGTGTTACAAGCTTCATGGCTTTCCTACTAACTTCAAGTTTACCAAGGGTAGAAAGGCAGCTGCTAATATGGTGACAGATTCTGAGTTCTCTGCTTTTGAGTGCACCTCTTCCAATTAG